The Alistipes megaguti sequence TTGCAGCCGATCGGCCGTACGGCCGATCGATCAATGCCCGTGTAATATGGATACGACAAACTCTCCGATAAATCCGGCGCCCGTACGTCGCGGCGGATTCTTTGCCCTGACCCCGCTGCTGGTCTTTCTGGGTTGTTACCTTGTGGTGTCGCTGCTGGCCGGCGATTTCTACAAAATGCCTATCTCGGTGGCCTTCATCGCCGCCTCGGTCTACGCCGTGGCCGTGATGCGCCGCATGCCCTTTGCCGAACGCATCGGCCACTTCTCGCGCGGCGCCTCCGACCCGAACATCATGCTGATGATCTGGATCTTCGTGCTGGCCGGGGCCTTCGCCGAATCGGCCCGCAGCATGGGTGCCGTCGATGCCACCGTGGCGCTGACGCTCCATCTGCTGCCCGGAAGTCTCCTTCCCGCGGGGCTGTTTCTGGCTTCGTGCTTCGTCTCGTTCTCGATCGGAACCTCGGTCGGAACGGTCGTGGCGCTGGTCCCCGTGGCCGCGGGTCTGGCCGGTGAGACCGGCATGAACGAGGCCTGGCTGACGGCCATCGTCGGCGGCGGTGCCTTTTTCGGCGACAACCTCTCGTTCATCTCCGACACAACGATCGCCGCCACGCGTACCCAAGAGTGCGACCTGCGCGACAAGTTCCGTGTCAACGTGCGGATCGTCGCCCCGGCGGCCCTTGTCACCTTGGGCATCTACCTCGTCACGGGAAGCGTCGCCCATGTCCCGACCGATCCCGAACCTGTGGTCTGGATGCGTGTCGTGCCCTATCTGTTGGTGTTGGTGACGGCCGTGGCCGGTATGAATGTCATGAAGGTTCTGTTGCTGGGCATCGTTTCGTCGGGGGTGATCGGGCTGGCGACGGGCAGCTTCTCGTTGATGGAGTGGTGCGGCGGCATGGGGCGTGGAATCACCGGCATGGGCGAACTGATCATCATCACGCT is a genomic window containing:
- a CDS encoding Na+/H+ antiporter NhaC family protein; the protein is MDTTNSPINPAPVRRGGFFALTPLLVFLGCYLVVSLLAGDFYKMPISVAFIAASVYAVAVMRRMPFAERIGHFSRGASDPNIMLMIWIFVLAGAFAESARSMGAVDATVALTLHLLPGSLLPAGLFLASCFVSFSIGTSVGTVVALVPVAAGLAGETGMNEAWLTAIVGGGAFFGDNLSFISDTTIAATRTQECDLRDKFRVNVRIVAPAALVTLGIYLVTGSVAHVPTDPEPVVWMRVVPYLLVLVTAVAGMNVMKVLLLGIVSSGVIGLATGSFSLMEWCGGMGRGITGMGELIIITLLAGGLLEMIRLNGGIDWIISVMTRRISGRRGAEGTIAGLVSLANLCTANNTIAILTVGPIARRIADRFGVSRRRSASLLDTFSCFTQGLLPYGAQMLMAAGLTGLSPLAIMRYLYYPVVLGVVTLLAILWRYPRRI